Genomic segment of Tiliqua scincoides isolate rTilSci1 chromosome 1, rTilSci1.hap2, whole genome shotgun sequence:
AACCCTGATATATCCTTCTGGTGGGTCAGATATATCCTATGTAAAATGTAAGCAACACCACAGAAGCCCCACACTTTTTGTTAGCAgattcttgaatttttttttaaaaaaaattatttttactttgaaCAAAGGAAAAGTGTCCTCTAGATGGCTCACCTGCTCCTCCTAAAGGTTTAGGAGGAGGTAGCAAAAAAACAAGTAAACCTGAGTTTGCGTAtgggaagaattttttttaaggcaatgaAACAAGACTTCTTTAATTAAAACTGAATAAATGAAAGGATGTCCTTTACTCATCTTGTTAAGCACAGGAACCCAGTGAAACATAGTTTGAGCATTTGCAGGGGAAGTAAGACAGCAAAGCATATTTAAAATCTGCTAACGTTAACAGCTTGTTAATTGCCTTATAAAATCCTCCAGCAGTCAAAGTTCCCACGTAggatgcagtgctggctgcaggaaTTTGTGCTGGGCTGAAATTCCCTTAAAAAATGGCTCTTAACTATGGTTGCTGATCCTGCTGTCAATTTGATCTAGCAGGGATCAGCACAGCACCAATCTGGATTGAAGATACTGGGAACACATACAATATGACACTATCAAACCCTTCCATCTAAAAGTCTTCCAAGGATGGGACTATGTGTTATGCATGCCACCGAGCCCTTGCCAAAAATGGCATTCCACGTTGCATTCTTCCCCAAGCACTGGAGTGTCACTTAACTTATATTGTGATTGTGCATTTCCCCATCTGTGCCAGCAGCAACCAAATAAAGTGGAGCAGAGCCAGGGAAGTACACATGATGCTAGAGAACATTGCTAGTGACTCTATACATTACTGGAAATGGGAAAAACATGGAGCTACCATTTTCAGTGGCAGACCCACATCGAACATACCGTGGAATTCAGGGGATTCACCAAATGTCTCCCAGCTGCAAGAGTAAAGGAGGAGTTAAGCAAGCTGTTGGACTTCTTCGATAGTCTAGTTCCCATGGTATCTGCATCATCAAACTGGTTTGTTCCTTCCCTTTCATTTAAAAGTTCAGGACAGACTTCGCAAGGCCCATTTCCTTTCGATGACAAAGCACTGGAAATTTGTTATGTCTTTGTGAGCATTTATTTGCCAATTTACTTCTTGATTAAGAATAGCAAGGGAACAGCTACTAGCATAGGCAGGCTTACTCCCCAGGCAGCAACAATACAGATCCCAGAGTCCAACCATATCAGACAACTAAACTGCTTCCACTGCCAAGTTCTTGGTTCTGCAGGCAACAAAGTCAATTCTGAAGAGCCTGACATGCCTCATTGGTGAATTCTTAGGAAAGCCCTGTCCATTCCATCTGGATAGCATTGCAAATAAGCTTGAGTGCCTCTTTGCTTCTGCTGTTAATTGCTTCTGTTATTCAGCAAGTTCCAGCCTAAGTTCTGGAATCAGggcagaaacaaaaacaaaactacgAAGAGGCAACAGGAAAGAAGAAATGAGCAGGAAAATGCTGTATGCCTCAATGGTTTTTTAATCCGATAACAAGGTTACATAATGTCCACTGACAATACTTTTGGAGTTTGTGAGTGGCCTGGATTTGGTCATGTATGGACAATTGTACTGTGTGTAGGAGGATTGTAAAATATTGgtggctgggtttttttttaaatgaataagcaCATGTAACCTTGAACTCGATTTGTCTTTTTTATGGTGCTTGGATGGTTCATAATGTGCTTTGTATATTGGAATAAGCCCCTATTAGAAATTGCATTTATCCCTAAGACATACTATTTTGGTGCTAAGAATGAATGGATCCCACCCTCCCGCCTCCCACTTTTCACCATGGCAAGCAGTTTCAGATGTTTTGTGTGCATACTGCTGAAAAGAGGTGGAGTTGCTGAAAAGGGGTGGAGGGAACCACATTGCAGTAAACAATGAGAATTCAAGATGAACAGATGTGTGGAAAAGGGAGAGGCAAACATTGTTCTTGCAATTAAATTTAGTCAGCCACCACTCTTGTATGGCCttatcctctggaggcaagctaGATCTTTTCCAAGTGGATTGTTTGGGTGATGAACAATGTATTTAAACCAAGTTGTTGATGCTGGTTGATTTGTGTGTTCCCCTCTGAAGAAATTTCTTCATAGTTTGTGACAACATTGCTCAACTTTAGACAATTATTAAGGTGGGGCTGGAATAGTGTCATGGGAAGATCTTCTCAGGCCCAGCTGCAGCATATGGCACACACCTAGGCAACTGCTACAGCCCACTACTGGTACTTGCCCTGGGATTCCCCGAAAACAGATGGAttacctcccttccctccctcccttgtagCACATGTGCTTTTGGCTGGTGACAGGCCAATGACTTCCAGCTGCCATGTTTTTCTCCTACAACGTCTCATGTATGGTTTTACTGCATTGGCAAACATGGTGGCCAGAAGCTCCTGGCTAGAACACTTTTGTTTCTGCTGACTTGTCATTTGCCAGAGGGGGCAGCGAAAATAAAAGACCACATCCCCCACGATACCTGCTACCAAGGCAAGGGTAAGTACAGCCAAGATGAGGAAGGTCACTAAAGGTACTGCAGTGGAAAGAAGAGCTCAAGGCATTATGCTTAGCAATTTTTATAATAGCCTTGAGTTCTCCATTACATTAGTGTACCTATAACATGTAAATTGCCCCTAAAGAAGTGATAAATAGACCTCTGTCAGTTTCACTACTGTTTACCATTTcagcctgtggaattcccttccagttAAATCAAGATTGCTCCCTCTTTGCTTATGTTCCaaagaaatattaaaatatttttgtttcacCAAGCCTTTAATTTACATGACAAACATACACACTTCctcaagagtaagttccattaaactctatggggcttacttctgagtagatatgctttgGCTTGCACTGTTAAATCCTCTGTTCTCTATATGCTTTAGATGGCTCTTGCTTGTTGTGCTCTGTTTTGTTACATATTTTTATTGATTTAGTTAGGCATATATATGGCAATATCCCCTATAATGCTGTGGATATGTTCTTGGAAAACAGAGCTATGGGTGAAACAGCTGTATAGGAGGTAACAATAAAAGATGGTTGTAATGCAGATATGCTCAAAGAATTGTCCTTTCTTTTTAATGTACAGTGAACCTCAATTTAATAAGTTAGTGGGGGAAAGGAGAGGTCTGTAAATGTTGCAAGTCCATTCAAGCCAAACACTTCTTTCCCCCATTCGTCTGTAAACCTTGAAGAGCTCCCTTGATGCTGCTGAAATAGGTAAGGGTTAATGGACTTCTATGGACCTGTGTCCATTATTTCCAAAGTCCACTGAACTGAGGTCCATTAAAACAAGGTTCATTGTATTAAGTACTCACCAATGCATTAGGTCAGAGCAGTGgaaagatttactcccaggaggATGAGCCAGGCTCCAACTCATCCTTAATAACAGGAAGCTGTTTGATGAAGGCAGTGTCTAGAGTAGACTTCCTTGCACGCTGTTGCCTCTCCCAAAGCATCTTCTGGTAGCAAGCAATGTCTGCCAGAACACCCCTCTTGACAGTGCTGCTGCGTTCCCAGTCAGGATCATTTTCGGACCAAATGTTGAGGATCTCATTGATTTTGGCTATGCCTTCTGACAACATGGCTGTTGTCAAGTTCCTTACAGGTGGAGCACCCTCcatctcatcctcctcctcttctgcagCATGTTGATTTTCAATCTCCTCAAGCTCCTCCTTTGTAAGCTCCTCTCCATGAGAATTCAACAGCTCCTCCACATCCTCAGCATCCACTTCGTCCATCCCAGCTTCGTTTGCCAAATTAACAATGTCACGGGTGATGTCGGATGAAGCATCCGCAAACCCATTGAAGTCATAACACGCCTCTGGCCACATCTTGCACCACACACCATTCATGCAACTGGAGGTAACTTCCTTCCATGACATGCTGATGTTTTCGATGGCATGCATTATGCTGAATGAGTTCCAAAAATCTCCGATTGTCTGTTCTTGATCGTACATGTTACTCACCAGTTGCTTGAATGTGCGCCTCAGGTAGTAAGCCTTGAAGTAAGAAATGACGCCTTGGTCCATTGGCTGCAGAAGTGAGGTTGTGTTTGATGGGAGGAAAACCACTTCCACTGGCACTGAAGTGCGCAGAGTCTCGAGGTTGTGAGGATGACCCGGAGCACTGTCCAGCAGTAACAGTGCTCTGGGTTCCACATTCTTTTCCTCACAGTACTGCTTCACTGCAGGACAGAAACCCGACACATACCACTGCTGAAAGAGATCGGCGGTAAGCAATGCCTTCTTGTTTGATTTCCAAACCACAGGTAAGTGTTCCTTTGAGAATCCCCTCATAGCTCGGGGTGTTTCAGAGTGATAGACTACCATGGGCTTTATCTTGAAATCTCCAGCAGCATTGCCACCCAGCAGCAGCGTCAGTCTGTCTTTGGCAGCCTTGAGCCCTGGTGCATGTTTTTCTTCACATGAAATGTATGTGTGTGATGGCATGCGCTTCCAAAAGAGGCCCGTCTCACTCACATTAAACACAAGTTCTGGAGGGTAACCGCCATAATCAATTATGGTCTTGAAAGTGGTGGTGAATTCCCGCGCTGCCTGTTTATCAGCGCTTTCAGAGTCACCACAGGCAGGCATATTGTGTAGGTTAATGCGGCGCTTAAACTTTTCAAACCAACCCCGGCTTGCCTGGAATGTTTCAGTTGCTGATCCATCACCTTCATGTTCTTGGAGGTAGGCAAAGATGCTTCTTGCCTTCTCCTGGATTGTCAGCTGGGAGAGGGGCACACAATGCTGCGTCTGGTCCTCAATCCAGATACTCAGCCGTTTTTCCATCTTCTCAAGCAAGATATTCCTGGAACGAGAAGTTTTTGTTGCACTCTGCGGCGTGGTTGATTTTGCAGATCTCTTTATCTTCTCTCCATTCTTTAAAAT
This window contains:
- the LOC136657037 gene encoding tigger transposable element-derived protein 1-like, coding for MTAKRPSSEPAADVTKQSRKNITIDLKMQVLQCIEAGERQVDVGRRLGLGTSTIRTILKNGEKIKRSAKSTTPQSATKTSRSRNILLEKMEKRLSIWIEDQTQHCVPLSQLTIQEKARSIFAYLQEHEGDGSATETFQASRGWFEKFKRRINLHNMPACGDSESADKQAAREFTTTFKTIIDYGGYPPELVFNVSETGLFWKRMPSHTYISCEEKHAPGLKAAKDRLTLLLGGNAAGDFKIKPMVVYHSETPRAMRGFSKEHLPVVWKSNKKALLTADLFQQWYVSGFCPAVKQYCEEKNVEPRALLLLDSAPGHPHNLETLRTSVPVEVVFLPSNTTSLLQPMDQGVISYFKAYYLRRTFKQLVSNMYDQEQTIGDFWNSFSIMHAIENISMSWKEVTSSCMNGVWCKMWPEACYDFNGFADASSDITRDIVNLANEAGMDEVDAEDVEELLNSHGEELTKEELEEIENQHAAEEEEDEMEGAPPVRNLTTAMLSEGIAKINEILNIWSENDPDWERSSTVKRGVLADIACYQKMLWERQQRARKSTLDTAFIKQLPVIKDELEPGSSSWE